GATGTTATGTTGATTTCTTCTTGGGATCCTGAGAATGCGAAGCGTCTGATTCATATGCTTCGTTGTTTCTTTATGGCTTCAGGTCTTAAAATCAATTTACATAAAAGCAAACTGATTGGTGTGGGGATTCCTTTATCTCAGGTCTCTAGTGTTGCAGACATGATTGGATGTGCAGTTTCTAAGCTTCCTTTTATCCACCTCGATGTTCCTGTTGGTCAGAATATGTCTCGTATCTCTACTTGGTCTCCTGTGTTTGATCGGTTTCAAAGCAGATTGTCAGGCTGGAAGGCTAAATGCATTTATTTTGGTGGTCGGCTTACTTTGGTTAAGTCGGTTCTAGGTTCCTTAAGTAGTTACCTAATTTCGATTTTTCTTGCTCCCGCTTCGGTTCTAAAGTCTTTAGAGTCGATGTGAGCTAGATTCTTTTGGGGAGCAGACTTGGATGAGAGACATATGCACTGGGTCAGATGAGACAGAGTTTTAGCGGAAAAAGTAGAGGGTGGTTTGGGTATTAGGAGTTTATATTCCTTTAATAGCGCCATGATGCTACGGTGGTGGTGGAGACTCTATCATTGTCATGATCTATTATGGGTTAAGATTATCAAATCGTTATATGGCTCAGATGGAGGTTGCAAGTCTATGTCCCCTAGGAGATCCGGCTCGGGACCTTGGTGTGGAGTGATTCGTATGTTTACTCAATTGCGGGAGAAGGGAATCGATATTCAGTCCTTATTTCCTATCAGGGTTGGTGATGGGAACCATACATATTTTTGGCAGGATTTGTGGATTGGAGAGGCCCCTCTTGCCGAAACTTTTCATAGAATTTTTGTTCTAGATACTATTAGACAAGCTACAGTTAGAGATCGTCTAACATTGGGGTGGGATTTTGTTACTTTCAGACGTAGTCCTAGAGGTGGAATTGAGCAGGAGTAGTGGGATGCTTTTATTTCTCTTTTGCAGGATTTCCAATTGCAATCGATTCCTGATAGATTGGGTTGGTCTATTGATGTTTCAAATACTTTTTCTGTCTCCTCTGCTCGTTGGTTCTTAGATGGGAGTATGCTTTATTCTGGGGGTGGTGAGACTAGATGGAATAATTGGGTTCCCATCAAGATCAACATTCTTTTATGGAGGATTTAGTTACTCAGTATTCCTACTAGAGAGAGATTATCTCATAGGAGAATCACGGTGGACTCGATGTTATGCCCTATATGTTCTCGTTCGGTGGAATTTGTTCATCACCTTTTTACATAATGTATTGAGTTGATGGAGATTTGACCGCACATTGCTATTTGGTGGGGAATTTAGATTCCGACCCAGTTTAACATTCACGCCCTTATTAAGTGGTCATATTATATTGCTTTGAGAAAGGGTCAATGAAAAGCATTTGATGTTGTGGTTATGACATCTTTCTGGTGCATGTGGAATTTTCGTAATTCGACAGTTTTTGGAACGGTTATGCCTAGGAAATCCATGCTTTTTGATGATATTTTTTATAGATCGTTCTTTTGGATTTCTAACAGATGTAGTAAAGCCCAGATTAGTTGGAGCTCTTGGCTTCATAATCCGGCTTCTGCCACTTTGTTATTGTCATGATTTCtttctagcttcttgctagttttttaataaaatattccgccgttccaaaaaaaaattcttaccgTAGTAATATGgttaaattactttcatatgaagaacatatcatgataagtcatcatacttacatatcaaatgttaaaaattatgttatcttttaaatattgtattgtaaatatgttgtgtagaataacccaacaaaaaaataatagaaaataaacataatcaaaatagaaaaactacaatcaaataaataagaacattgggtggttgaatatataaataaaaatgttacataaatatacgtttaaatcaaaagaaaaaactaacattcgtctactttgctcaaacaaaaaaaatctatATCCGTTTTCTAAATCTTCTTTCTTTATTTAACACCATTCAACTATTGAAACTTGATGAAAATTATTCTCTAACTTGCAATCAAaatgtttttcttgaaaaagaagaatgagaaatatattccaagcaaaacattgatgtttggagagtcacattcaagattgagtaatacatacaaatcacatataaagatcagatgagaaattgaatataaataaagaatagaaaagcttcatttttttggttgaaagaaaaaatcatattacaattaccatcgatgcgaataactcatttcttcaaatcatcatatttggatcgtgaatgcttcaactatatgatCATAATATCTTCAGCCAAATGACAACTTTTTGTAAGAAAAATGTACTAATATAACTACATATATAATAAAGGTGAAAGGGTgtaggggtttcaaatgcatgaggtgttgaaCTTATAGAGTGTATGATTTTCTTAGAAtgagattatgtgtgattaattactttgaagatgaaagggtgtgggggtttcaaatgcatgatgtgttggcaaatttttatgggggtttcatatacatgagattcaagaaaaaatgctagctttataagtatatactaggcgaatgcctgcGCATTGCGCAGAAGCATCTTTATAACTGAAATCTtaacatgttttttttaaatataacaataatgttattgAATGCCTGCGCATTGCACAGAAGCATCTTTATAACTGAAATcttaacatgttttttttttaaatataacaataatgttattgttaaatttgatataataatttctaTACTAAGGAGAcgtaatatattgattattttgaagagtaaattacacgaatggtccctaacttatttttttaacttggaaggtacctactatttgtttttcttACGCGTTTTGAccatattgtttgtttttgttacatgtttggtctcagtcttacctaaaaatactattattttaaTAGGGAAAATTATGGGGTAAGTAAGGTAAGGTGAATGGATGGGGTTGGGGGTGtgcttatttaaataaattagaaaatcaaagggaaaaaatagtctttttaggtaagacagacaccaaatgcgtaacaaaaacaaatagtagggaactttcgagttaaaaaaagtaagtcagggaccaaacacgtaaattactctaaaccataaggaccattcatgtaatttactctattttgaattatatgataatatatacatctattaaaactgcataatctcaatcttttgaattaCCTCTACCCatgggttactcatgaataaaatataatataatatatagtttaatgttatttatagttgtagttattattaattgattttttaaaatttatttgcttaatgttttaatttctatcattgtaattatttaaaacatcaaacatttttttttattttaaaggtaacaatataatcatttatatagagttatttttaactattgttattgtaagttattttaagctaattaGTTGAAAACTTTAAACgatcataaaaatatttttaggaaatattttagttaatttgATATTAccatttagtttttgcatttagcactacaatttatcatttttaactattcacaaaatattatttgagttttttaagtggaactgaaatttatattgaagttgaccatgtaatgttatatttaaattaacaatttaagtattttgtccaaactgttcaaaagttatagctttaaattgataatggtttacatacaacaacatattaaatctagtaaattaagtataatatgttaaaagttaaagacataactttaaaagtagaagtaaaaatattattttaacattgaaatttagtttatttatgattacactttaagattgatacttatttaa
The genomic region above belongs to Lactuca sativa cultivar Salinas chromosome 4, Lsat_Salinas_v11, whole genome shotgun sequence and contains:
- the LOC111880028 gene encoding uncharacterized protein LOC111880028, which translates into the protein MEFGLLWRGWIMELLKYLRASVLVNGLPTNEFQIHRDLRQGDPLSPFLFILAMEGLTWLWLELRWLTCLGESPISGIEISHLLYVGDVMLISSWDPENAKRLIHMLRCFFMASGLKINLHKSKLIGVGIPLSQVSSVADMIGCAVSKLPFIHLDVPVGQNMSRISTWSPVFDRFQSRLSGWKAKCIYFGGRLTLVKSVLGSLSSYLISIFLAPASVLKSLESM